A genomic segment from Perognathus longimembris pacificus isolate PPM17 chromosome 15, ASM2315922v1, whole genome shotgun sequence encodes:
- the Aqp4 gene encoding aquaporin-4 isoform X1, which produces MSDRPAARPWGKCGSLCRREDIMVAFKGVWTQAFWKAVTAEFLAMLIFVLLSLGSTINWGGTENPLPVDMVLISLCFGLSIATMVQCFGHISGGHINPAVTVAMVCTRKISIAKSVFYIAAQCLGAIIGAGILYLVTPPSVVGGLGVTTVHGNLTAGHGLLVELIITFQLVFTIFASCDSKRTDVTGSIALAIGFSVAIGHLFAINYTGASMNPARSFGPAVIMGNWENHWIYWVGPIIGAVLAGGLYEYVFCPDVELKRRLKEAFSKAAQQTKGSYMEVEDNRSQVETEDLILKPGLVHVIDIDRGEEKKGKDPSGEIAQTQH; this is translated from the exons ATGAGTGACAGACCTGCAGCAAGGCCGTGGGG taagtGTGGGTCTTTGTGCAGAAGAGAAGACATCATGGTGGCTTTCAAAGGGGTCTGGACACAAGCTTTCTGGAAGGCAGTCACAGCAGAATTTCTGGCCATGCTTATTTTTGTTCTGCTCAGCCTGGGATCCACCATCAACTGGGGTGGAACAGAAAACCCTTTGCCTGTTGATATGGTTCTCATCTCCCTTTGCTTTGGACTCAGCATTGCCACCATGGTGCAATGCTTTGGGCACATCAGTGGTGGCCACATCAACCCAGCAGTGACCGTGGCCATGGTCTGCACTCGCAAGATCAGCATCGCTAAGTCTGTCTTCTACATCGCTGCACAGTGCCTCGGGGCCATCATTGGAGCAGGAATTCTGTACCTGGTCACTCCTCCCAGTGTGGTGGGAGGATTAGGAGTCACCACG GTTCATGGAAATCTCACTGCTGGCCACGGTCTCCTGGTGGAGTTGATAATCACATTTCAGTTGGTGTTTACAATTTTTGCCAGCTGTGATTCCAAACGGACTGATGTCACTGGTTCAATAGCTTTAGCAATTGGATTTTCTGTTGCAATTGGACATTTATTTGCA aTCAATTATACTGGTGCCAGTATGAACCCAGCCCGATCCTTTGGACCTGCAGTTATCATGGGAAATTGGGAAAACCACTGG atatATTGGGTTGGACCAATAATAGGAGCTGTCCTTGCTGGTGGTCTTTATGAGTACGTCTTCTGTCCAGATGTCGAACTCAAACGTCGTTTGAAAGAAGCCTTCAGCAAAGCTGCCCAGCAAACGAAAGGAAGCTACATGGAAGTGGAGGACAACAGGAGCCAGGTGGAGACTGAAGACCTGATTCTGAAGCCTGGACTGGTGCATGTGATTGACATTGACCgtggagaggagaagaagggaaaagacCCATCTGGAGAG aTCGCCCAAACACAGCACTAA
- the Aqp4 gene encoding aquaporin-4 isoform X2, with protein sequence MSDRPAARPWGKCGSLCRREDIMVAFKGVWTQAFWKAVTAEFLAMLIFVLLSLGSTINWGGTENPLPVDMVLISLCFGLSIATMVQCFGHISGGHINPAVTVAMVCTRKISIAKSVFYIAAQCLGAIIGAGILYLVTPPSVVGGLGVTTVHGNLTAGHGLLVELIITFQLVFTIFASCDSKRTDVTGSIALAIGFSVAIGHLFAINYTGASMNPARSFGPAVIMGNWENHWIYWVGPIIGAVLAGGLYEYVFCPDVELKRRLKEAFSKAAQQTKGSYMEVEDNRSQVETEDLILKPGLVHVIDIDRGEEKKGKDPSGEVLSSV encoded by the exons ATGAGTGACAGACCTGCAGCAAGGCCGTGGGG taagtGTGGGTCTTTGTGCAGAAGAGAAGACATCATGGTGGCTTTCAAAGGGGTCTGGACACAAGCTTTCTGGAAGGCAGTCACAGCAGAATTTCTGGCCATGCTTATTTTTGTTCTGCTCAGCCTGGGATCCACCATCAACTGGGGTGGAACAGAAAACCCTTTGCCTGTTGATATGGTTCTCATCTCCCTTTGCTTTGGACTCAGCATTGCCACCATGGTGCAATGCTTTGGGCACATCAGTGGTGGCCACATCAACCCAGCAGTGACCGTGGCCATGGTCTGCACTCGCAAGATCAGCATCGCTAAGTCTGTCTTCTACATCGCTGCACAGTGCCTCGGGGCCATCATTGGAGCAGGAATTCTGTACCTGGTCACTCCTCCCAGTGTGGTGGGAGGATTAGGAGTCACCACG GTTCATGGAAATCTCACTGCTGGCCACGGTCTCCTGGTGGAGTTGATAATCACATTTCAGTTGGTGTTTACAATTTTTGCCAGCTGTGATTCCAAACGGACTGATGTCACTGGTTCAATAGCTTTAGCAATTGGATTTTCTGTTGCAATTGGACATTTATTTGCA aTCAATTATACTGGTGCCAGTATGAACCCAGCCCGATCCTTTGGACCTGCAGTTATCATGGGAAATTGGGAAAACCACTGG atatATTGGGTTGGACCAATAATAGGAGCTGTCCTTGCTGGTGGTCTTTATGAGTACGTCTTCTGTCCAGATGTCGAACTCAAACGTCGTTTGAAAGAAGCCTTCAGCAAAGCTGCCCAGCAAACGAAAGGAAGCTACATGGAAGTGGAGGACAACAGGAGCCAGGTGGAGACTGAAGACCTGATTCTGAAGCCTGGACTGGTGCATGTGATTGACATTGACCgtggagaggagaagaagggaaaagacCCATCTGGAGAGGTATTGTCTTCAGTATGA